A genomic region of Haliotis asinina isolate JCU_RB_2024 chromosome 1, JCU_Hal_asi_v2, whole genome shotgun sequence contains the following coding sequences:
- the LOC137275984 gene encoding uncharacterized protein encodes MCTLPLVLNNCVEITSQGLGSTLKIICSACQASNLISTGKKQNRVFDMNKKLAAAMLHTGLGESDINNLLAALNIPTVSHFMLDQRQKETGAVMEIVAKESMKDFVKEKIIFRNCDIMTLCFPFFSSPGSRRISVSVDAGWQKRGSGKCYDSLSGHCSMIGNKTGKVLGYSIRSKSCRMCYEAFKANRTPTEHDCKKNWDGSSKGMEPDMVSEMVVKAKEEDVHVTSIIGGDDATSITRLRANIDKDIVKQSDKNHVRKGLGNKFYQLQKKHKTLSTKVIKYLQKCFNYMISQNRGNQDGISRGLTALSCHPFGDHSKCDDTWCRFLKSSSSNYKSLPYGKALSDLSLKADLKAMFDNYAIHKVRLASLGSTQANESFNKTVSSKAPKSRHYSGSSSLHFRVAASVAQKNVGHSYIMAYSWTGTYTRRHFTLKDLQHRKRKAIASTIKAKQRRLHLKAMRSQKRIVREVREGTTYYPMVDMSGDTDDLVDIPPPLPVPVQKHLELSNTTEIFFDLEATGLARTSHVTQIAAVRGEEQFNQYILPKVQITPVAAEVTGIHVEGTRMFHHGKEVYPVPLKTAVGNLISFLSKSEGNVLIGHNIKLYDCPLFFNALLASDYALQFSKHVHGFLDTLQLFKLSNPGLKSYSQAALFKNIVGSDYVAHDALTDALALQTLYSACHASLEAKILSTFCLKYCTDSLTRSKAIQANLPSLQHLVCEKVLSENMARKIASSGLCFDHLKVVYKRQGYVGLSNVLSEKYHNKCRVTSSQKIVQSLSHYFCKGTI; translated from the exons ATGTGTACATTACCCCTTGTCCTGAACAACTGCGTAGAAATAACATCGCAGGGATTGGGTTCAACACTGAAGATAATTTGCTCTGCGTGTCAGGCTTCAAACCTCATCAGCACCGGGAAGAAACAGAACCGGGTTTTCGACATGAACAAGAAACTTGCTGCAG CCATGTTGCATACAGGCCTAGGGGAGTCTGATATCAACAATTTGCTTGCAGCCCTAAACATACCAACTGTCAGTCACTTTATGCTAGATCAAAGGCAGAAAGAGACAGGGGCTGTGATGGAAATTGTTGCTAAGGAATCCATGAAAGATTTTGTCAAAGAAAAAATCATCTTCAG AAACTGTGACATCATGACATTGTGTTTTCCTTTCTTCAGTTCTCCTGGCAGCAGAAGAATCTCTGTGAGTGTAGATGCAGGATGGCAGAAGCGGGGCAGTGGAAAATGCTATGACAGCCTGTCTG GACACTGCTCAATGATCGGTAACAAAACTGGCAAAGTTCTCGGATATTCCATCCGCTCAAAGAGTTGTCGAATGTGTTATGAAGCATTTAAAGCCAATAGGACACCCACAGAGCATGACTGCAAAAAGAACTGGGATGGCTCAAGTAAAGGTATGGAACCTGACATGGTATCTGAGATGGTAGTTAAAGCTAAGGAAGAGGATGTACATGTGACCTCAATCATTGGAGGTGATGATGCTACAAGCATAACCAGATTAAGGGCAAATATAGACAAGGACATTGTTAAACAGTCTGACAAGAATCATGTGAGGAAAGGGTTAGGTAACAAATTTTATCAGCTGCAGAAAAAACACAAGACACTGAGCACTAAAGTAATCAAGTAtctacaaaaatgtttcaactaCATGATCAGTCAAAACAGAGGAAACCAAGATGGAATAAGCAGAGGATTAACTGCACTATCATGTCATCCATTTGGTGATCACAGTAAGTGTGATGACACTTGGTGCAGATTTTTGAAGTCGTCAAGCTCAAACTACAAGTCTCTCCCTTATGGTAAAGCTCTGTCAGATTTGAGTTTAAAAGCCGACCTAAAAGCTATGTTTGACAACTATGCTATACATAAAGTGAGACTTGCTAGTCTTGGAAGCACACAAGCCAATGAAAGTTTTAACAAGACCGTGTCTAGCAAGGCACCAAAATCTAGACATTACTCTGGCTCCTCAAGTCTTCACTTCAGGGTCGCTGCTTCCGTTGCACAAAAGAATGTGGGCCACAGCTACATTATGGCT TACTCTTGGACTGGGACCTATACCAGACGGCATTTCACACTGAAAGATCTTCAGCATCGCAAGCGAAAAGCTATTGCATCAACTATTAAAGCTAAACAGCGAAGATTACATCTCAAGGCTATGAG aaGTCAGAAACGGATAGTTCGAGAGGTCAGAGAAGGTACGACATACTATCCCATGGTTGATATGTCTGGGGACACTGACGACCTTGTCGATATTCCCCCACCACTTCCTGTACCTGTCCAGAAACATCTTGAGCTCAGCAACACCACAgagatattctttgatcttgaagcTACTGGCTTAG CGAGAACATCTCATGTGACACAGATAGCTGCAGTTCGGGGTGAAGAGCAATTCAACCAATACATTTTACCCAAGGTACAGATCACTCCAGTAGCTGCAGAGGTCACAGGCATACATGTAGAGGGGACAAGGATGTTTCACCATGGCAAAGAAGTTTATCCTGTACCTTTAAAGACAGCTGTTGGAAACCTGATTTCCTTTCTTAGCAAAAGTGAAGGCAATGTTTTGATTGGGCACAATATTAAGTTATATGATTGTCCATTATTTTTTAATGCTTTACTTGCCAGTGATTATGCACtacaattttcaaaacatgtgCATGGTTTTCTAGATACACTTCAGCTGTTCAAGTTGTCAAATCCTGGACTTAAATCATACTCTCAGGCTGCgttgtttaaaaatattgtgGGAAGTGATTATGTTGCACATGATGCCTTGACAGATGCCTTGGCACTGCAAACGTTGTATTCAGCTTGTCATGCTTCTCTTGAAGCAAAGATCCTGTCTACTTTTTGTCTGAAGTACTGTACAGACTCCTTGACTCGATCTAAAGCTATTCAAGCTAATCTTCCAAGCCTTCAGCACCTAGTGTGTGAAAAGGTTTTGTCGGAAAACATGGCCAGAAAGATAGCATCTAGTGGCCTTTGCTTTGACCACTTGAAAGTGGTGTACAAGAGACAGGGATATGTTGGATTATCTAATGTGTTATCTGAGAAGTACCATAACAAATGCAGAGTAACAAGCTCTCAGAAGATTGTACAGTCTCTTTCTCACTACTTTTGCAAAGGTACAATTTGA
- the LOC137273553 gene encoding zinc finger protein 665-like, producing the protein MEIQSEMQEKDVLLTEDLSTEDAKTQTAASTSDHSVCYSVVKLFPCVECGITFTELSDLQAHMRRQSGAKPYQCGECGKAFTESGDLQTHMEQHSGGKPYKCGECGKTYVTSNSLQRHIRLHSGNRPFNCGECGKSFTNSSDLKRHMMAHSGIKPFKCSECGKAFTTSNYLQTHMRYHSGVKPYPCTECDKAFTTSSHLQTHMKCHSGDQIYQCSECMSTFSTSNYLMTHMRCSHNILKPHQCTVCEKAFKRASDLQTHMRSHTGFKPYQCTECGKTFTQSNHLQAHVRSHSGAKPYQCSECGKAFSTSSNMNAHMMSHTGVRPHQCLECGKAFATTSQLRTHMRGHSGVRPYSCMKCGKSFITSGHLKRHMTCHSGARPYQCNECERAFSQKGHLQTHMKCHSGDKRV; encoded by the coding sequence ATGGAGATACAGAGTGAAATGCAAGAAAAAGATGTACTTCTTACAGAAGATCTAAGCACTGAAGATGCTAAAACCCAGACAGCTGCAAGTACCAGTGACCACAGTGTATGTTACAGTGTAGTCAAACTCTTCCCATGTGTCGAATGTGGGATAACATTTACAGAACTTAGTGACCTGCAGGCACACATGAGGCGTCAGAGTGGTGCCAAGCCCTATCAGTGTGGTGAGTGTGGGAAGGCATTTACAGAATCTGGAGACCTTCAGACACACATGGAACAACACAGTGGTGGAAAACCGTACAAGTGTGGCGAGTGCGGGAAAACCTATGTGACATCGAACAGCTTGCAGAGGCACATTAGGCTCCATAGTGGGAACAGGCCTTTTAATTGTGGTGAATGTGGGAAGTCATTTACAAATTCAAGTGACCTTAAGAGACACATGATGGCTCATAGTGGAATTAAACCATTTAAGTGCAGTGAGTGTGGAAAGGCATTTACTACATCGAATTACCTGCAGACACATATGAGATATCACAGTGGGGTGAAGCCTTACCCATGTACAGAGTGTGATAAAGCTTTCACAACGTCAAGTCACTTGCAAACCCATATGAAATGCCACTCAGGGGACCAGATTTATCAGTGCAGTGAGTGTATGAGTACATTTAGTACATCCAATTATTTAATGACTCacatgagatgttctcacaatATACTCAAGCCCCACCAGTGTACCGTTTGTGAGAAAGCATTTAAACGAGCAAGTGACTTGCAGACACATATGAGGAGCCACACTGGATTTAAACCCTATCAATGCACTGAATGTGGAAAAACATTTACTCAGTCTAATCATCTTCAAGCACATGTGAGGTCTCACAGTGGCGCTAAACCGTATCAATGCAGTGAGTGTGGGAAGGCTTTTTCTACATCAAGTAACATGAATGCGCACATGATGTCTCACACTGGAGTGCGGCCTCATCAGTGTCTTGAGTGTGGGAAGGCATTTGCAACAACCAGTCAACTGCGGACCCACATGAGAGGTCACAGTGGAGTGAGGCCTTATTCCTGTATGAAGTGTGGGAAGTCCTTTATAACATCAGGTCACCTGAAGCGACACATGACTTGTCACAGTGGGGCCAGGCCTTACCAGTGCAATGAGTGTGAGAGAGCCTTTTCACAGAAAGGCCATCTACAGACACATATGAAATGTCACAGTGGTGACAAGAGGGTTTAG